A region of Gammaproteobacteria bacterium DNA encodes the following proteins:
- a CDS encoding DMT family transporter yields MLKNKKYPALSATFGAIIIWASLPTLVKLIVTQVNVSFFLVQRFFISFLILCWLTPRIIKKLKLVDSKILTGFMIALGANFYLQTYALSQVPAGWYVMIFALNPILTLLLLRHNITLTTWVGIALAVMGTYLFSIAQQGYLSTISPLSIAALLGGMFTWSIYSVLVKKLHAIYSDTELTGLSSLVALITSLLIWSISGFPVDAGFIKYLPVTLIIGLIVPVAYFLYSYGMRKLPVITVNAQYIEPIFSLFFASLILHENLNRNQYLASLIVIAGTILSSEIFKAKLVSYEHK; encoded by the coding sequence ATGCTAAAAAACAAAAAATATCCTGCACTTTCTGCCACATTCGGTGCGATCATTATCTGGGCCAGTTTGCCCACTTTAGTAAAATTAATTGTAACACAAGTTAATGTAAGCTTTTTTCTAGTCCAAAGATTTTTTATTTCTTTTCTTATTTTATGCTGGTTAACACCTAGAATTATAAAAAAATTAAAATTAGTAGACAGCAAAATCCTGACGGGATTTATGATAGCTTTAGGAGCTAACTTCTACCTGCAGACTTATGCTTTAAGTCAAGTTCCCGCAGGGTGGTATGTCATGATTTTTGCCTTAAATCCCATACTAACCCTATTGTTGCTTCGACATAATATCACTCTAACCACATGGGTGGGCATTGCATTAGCTGTAATGGGTACTTATTTATTCAGTATTGCCCAACAGGGCTATTTATCCACAATAAGCCCTTTATCAATAGCCGCTCTACTAGGCGGTATGTTTACCTGGTCAATTTATTCAGTATTAGTTAAAAAACTTCATGCTATCTACTCTGACACAGAATTAACCGGCCTATCCAGCTTGGTTGCCTTAATAACCAGCCTGTTAATATGGTCTATCAGCGGCTTTCCAGTAGATGCTGGATTTATAAAATACCTTCCGGTAACTCTGATAATTGGCTTGATAGTTCCAGTAGCCTATTTCTTATATTCTTATGGCATGCGCAAACTTCCTGTTATTACTGTAAATGCTCAATATATAGAACCCATTTTTTCATTATTTTTTGCCAGTTTAATTCTGCATGAAAACTTAAACCGCAACCAATATTTGGCCAGCCTGATAGTCATTGCAGGAACTATTCTTTCAAGTGAAATTTTCAAAGCTAAACTTGTTTCCTATGAACACAAATAA
- a CDS encoding 6-carboxytetrahydropterin synthase, with product MNTNKKIIVKLKSPKMKFSAGHFTIFSNESRENLHGHNFTVQCSIETLIEENGMALDYNIYKHIIIDICNQLDEIILLPEKSPHMRLEESDTYYFCHFFDERMVFLKRDVKFLPVANITIEELAFWMLSVLLSNIKNEYIRNINAIKIKISSSPSQSAIAKWTKQKCLQP from the coding sequence ATGAACACAAATAAAAAAATCATAGTTAAACTTAAATCGCCGAAAATGAAATTTTCAGCGGGTCATTTTACCATTTTTTCAAATGAATCTCGCGAAAACCTGCATGGACATAACTTCACAGTACAATGCTCTATCGAGACTTTAATTGAAGAAAATGGCATGGCACTTGATTATAATATCTATAAACACATAATTATTGATATTTGTAATCAGTTAGATGAAATCATTTTGCTACCTGAAAAATCTCCACATATGCGATTAGAAGAATCGGATACCTATTATTTTTGTCACTTTTTTGATGAAAGGATGGTCTTTTTAAAAAGAGATGTCAAATTTTTACCTGTCGCTAATATCACTATAGAAGAACTCGCTTTCTGGATGCTAAGCGTCTTACTTAGCAATATTAAGAATGAATATATAAGAAATATCAACGCGATCAAAATAAAAATTTCCAGCAGCCCATCTCAATCAGCCATCGCTAAATGGACTAAACAAAAATGCCTACAGCCATAA
- a CDS encoding SDR family oxidoreductase, whose translation MPTAIITGASQGIGKGTAEFFLTQDWNVINISRTKSDLTHSNLKNFSLNLGDKNWQDPFKLSMTNQFCQNEQICLIHNAACYKKDSIQNLSAQELRDVLEVNLVAPAILNTLLIPKMSKGSSILYIGSTLSEKAVQNAASYVISKHALLGMMRSTAQDLAGKNIHTLCICPGFTDTKMLKQHLQSDQSNLDIILSKICFHKLIKPEEIAKLTFYCALNPLLNGATIHANYGQIEH comes from the coding sequence ATGCCTACAGCCATAATTACTGGAGCAAGCCAGGGAATAGGGAAAGGAACTGCGGAATTTTTTTTGACGCAGGATTGGAATGTTATAAATATATCTAGAACAAAGTCAGATTTAACGCATTCGAACTTAAAAAATTTCAGTTTAAATTTAGGAGATAAAAACTGGCAAGATCCATTTAAGCTATCAATGACTAATCAATTTTGTCAAAACGAACAAATATGCCTGATACATAATGCTGCATGTTATAAAAAAGACAGTATACAAAATTTGTCAGCCCAAGAGCTTCGAGACGTGCTTGAGGTTAATTTAGTCGCTCCTGCTATTTTAAATACACTGCTTATACCGAAGATGTCAAAAGGATCTTCAATTTTGTATATCGGCTCAACTTTGTCGGAAAAAGCAGTACAAAATGCTGCATCCTATGTTATTTCTAAACATGCATTATTAGGCATGATGCGATCAACTGCTCAAGATTTAGCAGGAAAAAATATCCATACCCTCTGCATATGCCCGGGTTTCACCGACACAAAAATGCTAAAGCAACATTTACAAAGTGATCAATCAAACCTAGATATCATACTATCGAAAATATGCTTTCATAAATTGATTAAGCCAGAAGAAATAGCCAAATTAACATTTTATTGTGCGCTGAACCCACTGCTTAATGGCGCAACAATACATGCAAATTATGGACAAATAGAACATTAG